The genomic stretch atgtttggggcggcgtttggggacgcggctggggagcgacgtccccaaacgcagCACGAACGCAACacgcccccaaacgctcgatccggcgcggttcggGGACGGcctgggacgcggctggagatgctctaaccctgGTGGCCGGCGCCGAAGTACAAAACCCACCCCCTGGCAGCCTGGTTCGCTCGCTctcacacacgcacgcacgctgGGGCGGGCGGGCGGCTCATGTATCCACCTCGTCTTCCTCAGACGAGCAGACCAGCACCAACTCCCTTTCTGCCTTTGCCTTTCACTGCTCACCATTTCCCGTCGCTCTCTCCTCCCCTCGCCGTTCACCTCAGACTACCTTTGCAGAAAGGAAAGAAAGCCACcccccaacaccaccaccaaaaacGCACAAAAGCGAGCGCAAAGCAGCGAGACATCAGATCAGGTCGGCCGAGCCAACGCCAACGCGCCAAGCGAGAGCTCCTGCCACTGCCCTCGCCCTGCAAAACCTCCGCCCAGGCGCTCGCAAAGTGCGGAGCCGCTCCTCGATCTCCTCCCCTCGCCGTCTttttctcctctcctctcctctcctctctctccctcccagccAGCTCGCGCGCGCGCGCTTACTCTCTCCAGGGCGTCTACCAACCCAGCTACGTCCCGTCAGCCTACGTAAACCGCGTGCGGGCGTCCGGCCGCCGCCATGTCGTCGGCCGCTGGCGGATACGGGGGCGGCGCCGAGCATCAGCACCAGCACCAGCATCAGCACCAGCACCAGCTGCTGCTCGGCCAGGCCGCCGCGGGGCAGCTCTACCACGTGCCGCAGCACAGCCGGCGCGAGAAGCTGCGGTTCCCGCCGGACCCGGCGGAATCCTCCTCGCCCACGCCCGGCTCCTGGCCGCCGCCCTTCTACTCctacgcgtcctcctcctcctcctactcgccGCACAGCCCCACGCTGGCGCACGCCCACACCCACGCCCAGCTTTTACCGCAAGGGATGCCAGGAGGATCCCAGATCCCGAGCCACAACTTTGGGCTCTCCCTCTCCTCGTCATCCTCGAACCCTCCGCCCCAGCCGCGGAGgcacctcggcggcggcggcggcgccggggtcGCCACCGGGCCGTACGGGCCCTTCACGGGCTACGCGGCCGTGCTCAACCGCTCCAGGTTCCTGGGCCCCGCGCAGAAGCTGCTCGAGGAGATCTGCGACGTCGGCGGCCGCCCCGCACAGCTGGACCGCTGCTCCGACGACGGCTTGCTCGACTTGGACGCCATGGACGCGGCCGGCGACGTCGCCCACGAGATGGACAGCAGCGACCGCGCTGCCGCCGAGGCCGTCACGGTCTCCGGCGCCGAGCAGCAGTGGAGGAAGACTAGGCTCATCTCCCTCATGGAAGAAGTGAGTTACTTATCGATCATACCCTATAATTTCCCTCGCCTCTCCATCTCATGTGTTTCTTGTATCCACGAGCTTGCATCTTTCGCTTCCATTTTCCATGGCGTAATTATTTCTTCTCCGTGGAGAAGAATCTGGCCAACTCCTCATGGTCACATCATGGCCCGGCTGCGGCCTGTGAATCTATCTATGCACTGTGCTTCCACAGCTTATTTCTTGTGCTTCCGATTTGATGGTGGGTGATACGTATGGATCATCATATCTGCTCTTCTGGATATGTTTATCTTCTTATTATATGCCTCACTTATTGTTGCACTGTTGAGGTTGCACAGTTCCTTTTCTTTTGGTTTTTACCTGTAAACTAACAGCAACTTGATCTTTGGTCTATGATCAAAGAGTTGCACATACTGGTACTTCATCAACATGAAATTAGAACAGCTATAAATTCCGCAGGGTGCTCTAATTTTATTTCATATACAATTTCAAGTTGCCACTTTATAAGATTCCTAGAGTTTGTCCTCTTTCAGTATGGTTCTATTCCCATCCATGCAAAGCTGTAAGATTCTTTCCATATAGCTGCAGGTTCACGTTTTTTTGTAGAATATAGTCCACCGGTTAAACGACTTCACTCTGTGTAGTTCATAGTATAATTATAGCTAGGTCCTCCATTAGGAAGTGACACATGATCTCGTGGTGTCTAAACTCTAGAGTCTAAAAATATAGTTCTAACCAAGATTTGAGGTGTTTATTGCGTGTACAACAACTAACTCAAGCCTACCTATTGCTGTGTTCTAATGCAACTACAAACAACCTTGTAGGTTTGCAAGCGCTACAAGCAATACTACCAGCAGCTTCAAGCTGTGATCACCTCATTCGAGACGGTCGCCGGGCTGAGCAACGCCGCTCCCTTCGCTTCCATCGCTCTCCGGACCATGTCCAAGCACTTCAAGTATCTGAAGAGCACGATACAGAGCCAGCTGCGCAACACAAGCAGCAAGGCCGCCGCTGGGAAAGATGGCCTTGGTAAGGAAGAGATGGCGAACTTCGGGCTCATGGGAGGCGGCGCCGCCCTTCTGAGGGGAACCAACGCGAATGCGTTCAGCCAGCCGCACAACATCTGGCGACCACAGAGGGGGCTCCCTGAGCGTGCCGTGTCGGTTCTTCGAGCCTGGCTGTTCGAGCACTTCTTGCACCCGTAAGTATATGACATCATGAGAAATTTGATTTTGTTTGTTGATATGGACCTGCAATTTTCTGAAGTTACCACCGTATCTATGCTGTACTTGCAATTGTCGAATGCGAATGTTTTATCCATAGGGTAGCAGTGACATGACATACCATTATGATATGCTGCAAGTGCGATTAACATGATTCCTTCTAGCTAGTGTGAGAGGATCATGCACAGATCCGATCAGACATGGGATAAATGCTTAGGATAGTTGCAAGCAAACCTATGGATGGAAATCGCTTGCTTTATTAAAAGCTTCTAATCTTATTTTCGTGGGCATCCACTGAAACTGCAGATTATTAGCCGCCACTGTTTTAGTGCATGCACCAAACAGGAGAAATGGAATTTGTAGAAGAGGGGGAACACAGTCCTTCCATATCATAAATCAGTGTCGGTTCAATATACCCCGTCTGATGCGAAGATCTTTCAACTGCCATTAATTAGATAGCTAGCAGGAGACCCACTTGAGAAAACTTAGTTCGTGACGATTGTACAACAACTTAATAGTAGGCTCCATTTGCATCTAACTTAGGATGGGCACCAAATCTCATAAACAGCGATGTCACTATATCTGCTACTTTTTCTAGTGGTGGTCAATTCTGGTTGATTTGATTGAGACTGCTCTGCAAATTATCTATACATGTTAAATAATATAAGGTGCATGCATGCCTACCGACCTTTTGTATTGATTATTTTGTAGTGTAAAATTGTTCTTgttacttgttttatttttcaaatATTTAGTAGTGTATAAACTTGTACACCTTTGTATATCACAAGCCTGTTTAGTGAGTTTACATTGTGATGTACACTATTTTTTCGACTGAGTAAGGCATTGGCATAATAGACTAGGTTTTTGTCATAGCGTCCTaaatgactagatacaagtaacttcaaaacaaAGTCCAGCTTTTTTAGGTTATGAAGTTTCTAACCTATAAAGGCTATTACTCCAGGTATCCAACTGATAGCGACAAGCAGATGTTGGCTAAACAGACAGGTTTAACAAGGAACCAGGCAAGTGATGGACCATTTTATGTTTCGTGTTCAATTTTGCCAATCAGGCCATGCCGGCTGCTTGCAATGTCTTCTAACACATTATTCGGCCATGCACCATGTACACTTGTAAAGTTATAGACCTTCATTGAAAACATTGCCTGCCTAATAATTtcgaacatttgatttcatcggcAGGTCTCAAACTGGTTTATCAATGCAAGGGTTCGACTCTGGAAGCCAATGGTGGAAGAAATTCACAACCTGGAGATGCGGCAGGGGCACAAGAACTCCTCCACTGACAAGAGTCAGCTCGGTGTGCGGCAGCAAACCCAGCATTCCCCGGACAGCAGCGGGAGGCCGCCATCTGATCCTTCAAACTCGCAGCAAGGGCAAAGCAGCAGCATGACACGGAATCACAGCGCGCACGCCTCCCGGCACATCCAGAACGAGCTGTCCCCGATGACCCAGGACATGCCGGGACAGGTGAGCTTCGCATACAACGGTGGGCTGGCtgctcaccaccaccaccaccacaacattGCAATGTCACACCCACAGCAGGTTGAAGGGGTCGCTGGCGCTGGAAGTAGCGGCGGTGTCTCCCTCACCCTTGGCCTTCACCAGAACAACAACCGGGCCTACATCGCCGAGCCCCTTCCGGCTGCGCTCCCGCTCAACCTCGCGCACCGTTTCGGGCTGGAGGATGTGAGCGACGCCTACGCCATGGCCTCGTTCGGAGGGCAGGACCGGCACTTCACCAAGGAGATCGGTGGCCATTTGCTCCATGACTTCGTCGGGTGAGACGGACAGATGATTCCTGGGCACATCAGTGtccagaagaagaagatgatgatatgGTCCACATGTATTGTACTACTAGAAGTAGGACAATGAAGAAAAGGGTGCCCTGGTATATATGCCTCTCGTGTAGCTCCTGGAATGCTGTCAATACTCGACACAACTGGGGGCTATGGAGAGCATGCACAGATGCACCTTTAAAAGGCCTGTAGTAGAAGTTCCTTATTTGTTCTGATCCTAGATTAAGCTGGCTTAACCCTGTAATCCCATTGAATTGCATATGCGCGAGCTCCCCCATGGCGGCAAAATAAAGGGTGCTCCATTTATTAATTATTTTCAGGTTTGAAATGTTATGTTGTCACAGTAACCTAAAAATTCTACAACTACAGCCAAATGAAGCTTCAATGTGTATTGTAGCAGTAGAATATGACTGGGAATGGATAGCCTTATCGCTTGCATAGTTAGCCTTTCCAATGTAATCGTATTAAACTAAGGTTGGGGGTGTTTAACGGTTCTAGATCTTGCATCCTTAGACGGAGTAGCCTCCTAAAGTCTGGACAAACCATGATCCGCCCGTCTGTAATCTTCTAAACCTTTCACTGGCATCCTCCTAAGAATATCTGTTAGGGCTGATGATCTGTGCCCTACTGTAGGCTATCTTTGCTCCTTGATCAACGCACTAATTAAACAAGTCTCCCGTTTTCAGCCAGTGTGCAATCATGGGGGGAAACGCCATTGATGAACAACCAGAGGTCTAGAGCTAGCTGCTTCTTTCACTTCTCCCCAGGACAAGGACAGGGTAGGGTAAAAAGCCCATGTTACCTGGGATCGGTTATCCATGGCGCGCCCTCGGTTCCGCAGCATCTGATTTGATGTAGTACCACTCCAGTATAAACAGCTGGGAGCAGCTTCTTTGTTGCGTGGATGGAATCCATGCACGTCACTGACTACTGCTGCTTCTCACCAAAAAGTAACCACTGCTCTTTGTTTAAAAAGGGCACTGTTGCTGCTGCTAATGTACACTTTCTTTGTTGGCCAGGCTCTACTAGCCTGCATGCATTTGCTCCGTTGCTGCATGCAATGCACGGATATATTATTGGTCTCTGATTCTGCATGCCTactcaagaaatatgatgcatcgCCTTTTTCCGCCATGGATAAAGCTGCCCAGGTTCTAGTGTAGGAGTATGGGTTATCATTGCCACTCATGGAAGGAGAACTGGAGTTTAACTCGGAGCTCCATCCTTTATGTTCCAGAGAGGAAAGAAAGCCTGCGTATATTCTTCTCTGTTGTTGTTCTTGAGGTGAAAGAACACCAGACATGCATGGCACCTCAGTTGTCACATCGAAATCACGTAGTATTATTCACCTCACGTCGATCAACACAGCTTGAGGTCTAAGCATCTTCGGCAGGAACGTGTTTCGTAATCGTACGTTATACTAGTACTAGCATAGTGTATTTTTAGGGGCAAAAAGGTGACGGAATAGATTGTACTGGTTTTCAATTTTAACTGTTTAGGTGCTTTGTTTCTTCCGTTGTCAATTTATCTCTCGCCAGGAAATAGACTTTTTTAAACATATAAGGCATCAGCCccactttataaataaagcctcaACACCAGCAAGTCATACATATAAGGTTCGATCCCAGGGATCACACACACCCACACACCAAGTACACCACCATAGCGGAAGTCATACGGATACAAGCATGTAAATAAAAGCCCTAAAGAAAATAGACTTTCAATTTAGCATTCCATCATGTCTACCTTTTCAGCTGTACAACAAGGAAACGTCACGTTTCAAACTACccctccgttcctagatataagccatatagtttctgGCACGATTAGAAAAAAATATACCATGTTTGGCTAGGTTTAACCCTAGGCAATTGAGGACCTTGCATAACATAACGAAACCTAATCAAATCGCTAAAAAATAATGTTCATACAAATGGGGCAACCCAATACACCTTATATTCTAAAAAAAATcttaaaaaactatatggcttatatctaaGAATAGAGGGAATAGTATAAGTTTCCGTGAAAATCCTAATGCTAGTGTCTTAGCGCAGTATCATAGGCAAAATGATGATGTGCCGAAACTTATGCACGTGAATATAGACAAAAACATTACTAGCCCGATCACTTTTTTAGTAaagaagaacactttattatttaAAAGAATTAAGCATTACATTTAGCttatgcataactaagatgcagaaAGTCGCAACAtgtccaaaaagaaaaaaaaaaggcaaaatacaAGTAAAATCATCGAGAAATTGTAAAATGCATATGGAGATAGAGAACCAATCCGTAGATAACGTTGTCGTCCATATTAGATAAAAGCATCTCTCGACGTGTCCTCCACCCGTGTAGATACCTCTATAAATAGGTCTCGATTCTTCAAACGATGTATAAAAAACCATGAACGGAGTAAACCTGTGCACTGCTAGAAAATCTGCATcagagaagaatttttatcatAAAAAATCTTGCCATTTCTACAAATCCAAAAGAACCAAATAACGGAAACGTTCACACCCATTAGTTGCCAAATATATTAGCAACACTACATGATGGATCCAAGTTAAACCTACTTGTATGGCTGGCCATATAGATCTAACAAATTTACACATGAAGAATAAGTATTTGATTGTCTTATCATGATGAAAAAATACGCACTTTATACTTTTGTGCCAATTGTGCTTTATGAGGTTGTCTTTGGTGATGATTGCTCCTATAAGAAAATAGTATGCAAATATTGTTTTTTGTCTTAAATGGTATCTTCACTTTCCATTTAatactattattattattattattattattattattattattattattattattattattattattattacaagTAGCACATATGGCTGAATCAATGCTCTATACCTTGAGTCCTCTGCAAATATACTATTCTCATGGAGGTCCAAAATTCGTTGGCCCCTTGTGTTAGTTGAACCATGAATAATCACTGTAGCAAATTAAAGCATTTCATGGTACAAGATTGAGGCCAACAAGATCCCTTCTAAACCTCACATTTGGTGGAGAGGACTCCCACACCGCAGCGATGATATTACTCTTATGACGGACAATGTTGTATAGAGTTTGATATTGTTTCGGGTGTAGCATTATCCAACAACTACTTATTTCCTAGAATTTAATTTTCAGGACATCCTTAATTGCAATGCATGTAATAGAAGAAGTAAAAATATTTGCAGCTTTGCCTGTTTCCTTCTTCAGTAATCAGTACATGCTTCTTCAAAACAAAGCGCCCTCCCCTTAATCATGGCTGGATGGCGGGCCATGTGCATAACAGCCAAAGCAGAAGGCCAGGGACCTTTCTCCCatcatcttagagcatctccagtcgcgtcccccaaaccgtcccccaaaccgcgccggattgagcgtttgggggacgtgtttcgttcgtgccgcgtttgggggacgtcgctccccagtcgcgtcccccaaacaaaatttcgcaaattttaaacttgactagattcgattagattcgtccaaacttacatagattcgaacgaaatttgactaactttaaaactaaacctaatctagaaccacttgcggcggccggaggcgtcgtagtactgctggaagttgtacatctcgtcggtgacgacctccgcttgacgcgctcgtcgacgggctcgtccacgggctcgtccttgaccaagccgcttggtccccgctcgccatcgtcggtgaggtccaccagcggcttgccggagtcgcggatggacatggcgatcgccgcgtccaggttgcccctccgggcgtccttgtcgtccatggacgccaagaacgccgcccgcagccccgggcagtcctcggggtcgtcgccgccggcgatgagccgccgctcgccgctcgtactccgccggcagccgccgcctgcgacgcttcctccggctcctccttcacctccggcttcgggatgaggagggcgccgccgcgcctcccttgctgccgctaccgccacgcctcgtgttgacgggcgtcgccggctcctccttgacctcccgtttgggaacggtgtacggcgccgaccggtacgacgaggacggcgtcgatcgcgccggccccgaggaataagagtgcgaggaggacgagttcgtcgtcctcctcggctgccattgaggagacggcggcggcgacgacgacatctccagccttggagcgccgttgcggaggccgcggatgacgttctcgagggtgcgccccggaacgccctgcAACGGGCGCGGCCTTCCCCGTTCCAgcctgttgggcccgccgatgaggccggtggtgctgtgcatctcgacgtcgtacttggccttgaagtacgtgacccaccggccgtcgttgtccttggccgcccatgtcggatccgcccgctcctcggcggtaagttgagcccgacgggccttgatggcgtcccgccattgctcgcgtgtccggcttcggcggcggcgggatgccaatgccgttcacggccatcttccggccgccgccgctggcagccgcatgtccggcgggaccggataccgggcgtggtacagcgcccacgcctccgccacggtgaggctgccgcggccggagccgctcgccgcggcgatcttgcgggaggacgagctcgacattttttgagcggcgaggagaggatctgggaagggggaggcggcggcgacgagaaggattatgatgagcggcgataactggagggcgtcttaaaacagcggcggcagcgggtggttgcacgcaataactccggcgtggacggccacgcggccatgcacgacgagacccgtccctgcgtcgcctgggaaaacagggacgccattaacgtcgcttgaccaaaggtaggcgacggggttttagccttccgtgccggccgacgcgtcggccccgccactccccgcctcgcttttcgttgtgtccggcgtccccggagcgtcccctgtgggacggggacgggctcggggcgccggacaccgtatcgggccgcgccggacaaaaatgagctttgggggacgtggctggaacgctttttttgtccggcgccccaaatcgctttgggggacggtttgggggacgcgactggagatgctcttaattaaCCAAGCTATAATGACCTTGGGTACGCAAATGGGGTAGCGTTCTCGTCGGGCATATGTTGTTTCCACTCCAGAGATGTGGCCGATTAGATCGTTGATCCGTCTCTGGATTCGCCAGCGCCTTTTAATTAACGACGACGACGTACGAGAGATGCCCGGAGTATGGAGCCGTAGTGCTGCTTTTTGTTTGTCTAATAATCGATCGGGGCCCGGCCGGGGTGTGGCCTGGCCTCCCCCTGCCGCGGCAGGGATGGCTGGCAGTGGCGCCAACGTGCTTTCGCCTTGGAAATGACAGGGCGCTACAGTTCGTCTAGTAGATAGAATAATTGCCTTTTCTCGGGAAGCGCGGGTGACACACCGACGGACACGCTGAACTGCAGTGCGAGCGCCGAAGTGGATTGGTATTGGATAGCGGCAGCCCAGCTTTCTGAACCATGCATTGCACGCCAGCACTTGCACTGCAGTTGCTGAGCTAGGGTTTTAAACTACGTCAGTCTACTGTCTACACATCGAGCAatttcaatagtatagccaactgttggctataacaagatgtcataacaACTGTTGGCTAACATGtactacaatagttggctataagaatatagtactttactaatatatggcccaactttcactctcacaagcgtCTCAGGAAGCGCGTCAAGAGATTTGCTATGCGATAAgtaagcccacctcccttctctctcctcttctctatcctccaactcatctaaaatatattatttaatgtcttatagtcagctgactgaactctattgtacttgctctaaattGTTTAGATTGATGGGTAGAGGTAGACCACTGAAAATCTGGAGCTGCTTCAACGGTATGAATATTTTTAGGCAGCGGATGGGTCTAAGCAGATGCCATGAGATCTACTATCGGCTACTACAGCGCGTTAGAGAAACTCTAGCATATTCCGTATATGGGTCTAACACAAGATAATAATCGCTAGTACATGATTTTCTTTTTTTGCTGCAAAAAGCACAACTAGATACCAAAAAGTTGCTCGGATCGGAATTATTTATCGTGGTGTTGGGAATTCAGCGTGGAAACCTAGATTTAGCTGGTTTCGCCTCTTGCGTTTCCCACAGCCCTCATAGACGCATGTTTGTTGCTGGGGTAAAAATCTCAGCTCCACCACGAGCTCCCTGTGTCGCCGTCGATCTCCATTCCCCTACCTCTTCCAGCCTTGCCGCACCACCCAGTCACCATCATGGAGGCCACTCACCCACTCAGGCTCTGCATGTTCCTCCTCGACCTTTCGCACATCCCTCCCCTTCGGTCGGCGCTGTCCCGAGGGCACCACCAAATCCTACCGCCTCCGGGGCGTAGCAGAAGTGGTAGAACCCCTAGGAAAACGCCTACATCTAGCGCCAACGCTACAAAAAAAGGCTACCGCCAGCGCCATCGCACATCAGTGGGAACAGGCTGGCGGTAACACGTTATCGCCGACACACCTCCTGGTGCGCTGGTAGAAAACTCGATTTATGGACAGCGCACCATACTGGTGCGTCGGTggtatatttttcaaaattcaaaaaaggaCAAATCTAGATCTCGTTGTGATGTGTTCTTCACCTTCTTCACCGTGGCCAGTGAGGTTGAGAGGTTGCTAGAGAGCTTGAGGAGGTGGCTGACATTGAGGTTGAGGAGGTGGTTTTCGGAGGGAGGTCGCAGGCGAGGTTAAGGAGGTTTTCACTGGAGGGAGGCCGCCGGCTTGGGAGGTACTCGCTAAAGTGTTGCGGAGGTAGGAAAAGAGTAGTAagagggggaggggaggaggaggaggggagggaaATAGGATGAAGAAAAGAGGATGAGGAAGAAAAAaggaaagaggaggaagaggagagagaatgtaaaGAGGAAGGGGAGGAGGGAGAAGGTAAAGagggggaggagcaggaggagagaAAGTGAGAAAGAAGAAGATGCCGTTAGGTTGTTTTCTATATATACGCTAGGTTACCGCTGGTGCACCACTATGCATGTGCGCCGCCGGCGgtaattttttatttgtttgcTTCGAAATCTCAAAGTTGAAaaactttgttttccttttttatttttgagaaacTAAAAATCGCTAAACATTCGCACTCTTTTTTATATGAAATGTATCTACGAAGAATTTTACATCTGAATTCAACCACCTATGGTCGTTTAGCGGTCTTTTTAGATTTCCCATAAATCGACAAGAAAAACAGAGTTTTTGAAGGTTTCAGATTTGGAtggaaaaaattcaaaaaagttagCACTGGCCCACCAAGGCTTGTGCTGCGCCACTGCTATGTTGGAGGCCCCGGATCCTGCTGCATGATCCTACGGCTCACAACATGTGTAAACAAACACATGATCTGCGTGCTTCTTATTTCCGTGTTCTAATTGGTCGAGGCCAGTACCTCTATTTCATCCACACGTCCCTAACCATGCCCCCTTCCTCCTCATCCTTTCCTCCATCCCCCTTTCTTATCTCCTCCCTCACTTCTCTTCATCTATCTGCTCTAACATGCTCCACCCATCGGCTCTGCCAGCTGGCGCACCTCCTCCGGCATCTGCTCCATCGACCGACGCCCCTGCTCCTTCCTTCTCCCTCTTCATCTCATGtccttcctcctctcctcccttTTTCCTCCCTTCTCTCCTTCCTAtccttcctccttcctcctctccacACCTCCTCCCTTATCTATCCCTTCATCATTCCTTCTCTTCTCCATCCCCTGCTCCAGTGCCCCTGCTCCCTCCTCTCTTCCCTCACCTCCCCTCGTCGGCCAAACCCTCCTCTCCACACCCTCGCGGGTCACAAGAACGAACGGAGACAACTCAAAGAGAACGAACATAGCAGAACGAAATTAAATtaaagaaaaatcaaaattttaaaatttaaaaatatagcagcggcgcaccaaaaaatataGTAGTGGAGCACTAGGTGGTC from Lolium rigidum isolate FL_2022 chromosome 4, APGP_CSIRO_Lrig_0.1, whole genome shotgun sequence encodes the following:
- the LOC124650339 gene encoding BEL1-like homeodomain protein 9, producing MSSAAGGYGGGAEHQHQHQHQHQHQLLLGQAAAGQLYHVPQHSRREKLRFPPDPAESSSPTPGSWPPPFYSYASSSSSYSPHSPTLAHAHTHAQLLPQGMPGGSQIPSHNFGLSLSSSSSNPPPQPRRHLGGGGGAGVATGPYGPFTGYAAVLNRSRFLGPAQKLLEEICDVGGRPAQLDRCSDDGLLDLDAMDAAGDVAHEMDSSDRAAAEAVTVSGAEQQWRKTRLISLMEEVCKRYKQYYQQLQAVITSFETVAGLSNAAPFASIALRTMSKHFKYLKSTIQSQLRNTSSKAAAGKDGLGKEEMANFGLMGGGAALLRGTNANAFSQPHNIWRPQRGLPERAVSVLRAWLFEHFLHPYPTDSDKQMLAKQTGLTRNQVSNWFINARVRLWKPMVEEIHNLEMRQGHKNSSTDKSQLGVRQQTQHSPDSSGRPPSDPSNSQQGQSSSMTRNHSAHASRHIQNELSPMTQDMPGQVSFAYNGGLAAHHHHHHNIAMSHPQQVEGVAGAGSSGGVSLTLGLHQNNNRAYIAEPLPAALPLNLAHRFGLEDVSDAYAMASFGGQDRHFTKEIGGHLLHDFVG